A window from Flavobacterium sp. 83 encodes these proteins:
- a CDS encoding S-layer family protein — protein sequence MKKNYLIAILFLIVNMVSAQIEQTSYRGAFAPAPAAMWTDNWTNYDPQNTVYGTATVNVSADITANTTWTTGKVYSLAGLINVRNNAVLTIQPGVIVRGAGAGSALVITKGAKINAVGTASSPIVFTSNNAAGSRNKGDWGGVILLGKGAFNLNNGVNNIEGLTASVYTEYGGGLTPDNADSSGTLKYVRIEFGGYVYAPNNEINGLTMGAVGSGTTIDYVQVSFANDDAFEWFGGSVNCKHLVSYRNLDDDFDTDNGYSGSVQYALAIRDPQISDNPSVSTSEGFESDNNAGGTAVSPYTSAIFTNCTLIGPSYRLTLPNGGTLATGYKRGARIRRASQLKIFNSLFMDFQEGVHIDGVAAENNAVAGTLKFKNNILAGIVTTSKVLQVTSPGTITVGNNAAFNMTNWYTANGNSTVASNSGLLTNAYGSDATTYTGLDYRPASGSIVEEGSDFTDSAFTGKLVATPVVADAIEFTSYRGAFAPAPTAMWTNGWTNYDPQNAVYSSTGITVSGEITTNTTWTTGNTYLLQGLTYVKNGATLTIQPGVTIRGAGAGASLIITKGSKINAVGTATSPIVFTSNNAAGSRSKGDWGGIILLGNGSFNLNNGINNIEGITASADTQYGGGLTPDDTDNSGTLKYVRIEFGGYVYAPNSEINGLTMGAVGSGTTIDYVQVSFANDDAFEWFGGAVNCKHLVSYRNLDDDFDTDNGFSGKVQYALAIRDPQISDAPSVSTSEGFESDNNAGGTAVSPYTSAIFTNCTLIGPSYRVTLTNGGTLASGFKRGARIRRASKLSIYNSIFMDFQEGLHIDGVAAENNAVANELKFKNNILAGIVTTSKVLQVNSPGTITAGNNPAFNMTSWYAANGNTTQTASAGLLTLPYNADATVYTGLDYRPATGSAALSNSNFTGLVSKVSPVVVTPFNICKGTVATALTATLNGGVSLKWYSTATIATVLTAAPVPVTTTAPSTKSYFVSQVYADGTEGPRAEIVVNVTPILGTPGTITGTVAQGALVGTTTEATYSIADVVDAVSYLWTAPLGVNIVSGQGTNTVTVNFKNVPVGAGSIGNLSVAAVNASGCNSIAKTLALTKVLPAAPTTLKVTDALLPLPTTGIPTAVTSFAKYMGTPTVLNITAAPVATATSYVWELPTGVTLLSGATTTSGVTSGTSNVITVNFAGVTSANTFNYTTTAAVPVSTNVLRIGVKAKNGTGASVTANATAVNPTTASTAKLLTLTAVLPAAPAAIKVTNDAVSTNTAVTVISKFIGTTTPFTVTATASATASSYAWELPIGVNQLSGGTSNVITVNFADVAAGTTSLYLGVKAVNGIGSSVTATNGTMVPATSSTAKLLKLTSAVPAAVATVTGQIVGLCANSSYNYTITASPLANSYVITAPTGSVVTSDANASNTSNVLATSDLTFTVTYPAGFVAITTAPKSIVITSVNGVGNSLTNKSLVLSTLMPAIGVNSGGTTFTRCANQTFTVPAVVGATDYVWTPADGTVIVSGQGTNSVVVDFAAVLSSKTTNKLTVAAKNSCNVSSVVKSITLTSTACPVAKLASTSKEIIAITATEVYPNPVSSDFNIDITASEVGVVEIAIYSLDGTMVVNPSSIQLEIGVNMINQNVSSLKNGIYIVQIVNSSSNEVIVKKLIKE from the coding sequence ATGAAAAAAAACTATTTGATTGCAATTTTGTTCCTTATCGTGAATATGGTAAGTGCTCAAATTGAACAAACCTCTTACAGAGGTGCTTTTGCTCCAGCGCCCGCAGCGATGTGGACAGACAACTGGACAAATTATGACCCGCAGAATACCGTTTACGGTACTGCAACTGTTAATGTTAGTGCTGATATTACTGCTAACACGACTTGGACTACTGGTAAAGTTTATTCTTTAGCAGGTCTTATTAATGTAAGAAACAATGCTGTTTTAACGATTCAACCTGGTGTTATTGTTAGAGGAGCTGGTGCAGGTTCAGCTTTAGTAATCACTAAAGGCGCTAAAATTAATGCTGTTGGTACTGCTTCAAGTCCAATTGTATTTACTTCAAACAATGCCGCTGGTTCTAGAAACAAAGGGGATTGGGGAGGAGTTATCCTTTTAGGTAAAGGAGCTTTCAACTTGAATAATGGTGTGAATAACATCGAAGGTTTAACTGCTTCTGTATACACAGAATATGGTGGAGGTTTAACTCCAGATAATGCGGATAGTTCAGGAACATTAAAATACGTTAGAATTGAATTTGGTGGATATGTTTATGCACCTAACAATGAAATCAACGGATTGACAATGGGAGCTGTTGGTAGTGGAACTACTATTGATTACGTACAAGTATCTTTTGCTAATGATGATGCTTTTGAATGGTTTGGTGGTTCAGTAAACTGTAAACACTTAGTTTCTTATAGAAATTTAGATGATGATTTTGATACTGATAACGGATATAGCGGATCAGTTCAATATGCTTTGGCAATTAGAGATCCACAAATTTCTGATAATCCATCAGTTTCTACTTCAGAAGGTTTTGAGTCTGATAACAATGCAGGAGGAACAGCTGTATCTCCTTACACAAGTGCAATTTTTACAAACTGTACTTTGATAGGACCATCTTACCGTCTTACTTTACCTAATGGTGGAACTTTAGCAACAGGATACAAAAGAGGTGCTAGAATTAGAAGAGCGTCTCAATTGAAAATCTTCAACTCATTGTTTATGGATTTTCAAGAAGGAGTTCATATTGATGGTGTAGCTGCCGAAAATAATGCAGTTGCGGGAACGTTGAAATTTAAAAACAACATTTTAGCTGGTATTGTTACTACTTCAAAAGTTTTACAAGTAACTTCTCCAGGTACTATTACTGTAGGTAATAACGCTGCATTCAATATGACAAACTGGTATACTGCTAATGGTAATTCAACTGTTGCTTCAAATTCAGGTTTGTTGACAAACGCTTATGGTTCTGACGCTACCACTTATACAGGATTAGATTATAGACCTGCTTCAGGTTCCATTGTTGAAGAAGGTTCTGATTTTACAGATAGTGCTTTTACAGGAAAATTAGTGGCTACTCCAGTGGTTGCTGATGCTATTGAATTTACTTCTTATAGAGGTGCTTTTGCTCCAGCTCCTACAGCAATGTGGACAAACGGTTGGACAAACTACGATCCTCAAAATGCGGTTTACTCTTCAACAGGAATCACTGTAAGTGGAGAAATCACTACAAATACTACATGGACAACAGGTAATACATATCTTTTACAAGGTTTAACTTATGTTAAAAATGGTGCTACTTTAACGATTCAGCCAGGTGTTACTATTAGAGGTGCTGGTGCCGGTGCATCTTTGATTATTACTAAAGGATCTAAAATTAATGCTGTTGGTACTGCTACAAGTCCAATTGTATTTACTTCAAACAATGCTGCTGGTTCTAGAAGCAAAGGTGATTGGGGAGGAATTATCCTTTTAGGTAATGGTTCATTTAACTTGAATAATGGTATAAACAATATTGAAGGTATCACTGCTTCAGCAGATACTCAATATGGTGGAGGTTTAACTCCAGATGATACTGATAATTCAGGAACATTGAAATATGTAAGAATTGAATTTGGTGGATATGTTTATGCTCCAAACAGTGAAATCAACGGTTTAACAATGGGAGCTGTTGGTAGTGGAACTACTATTGATTATGTACAAGTATCTTTTGCTAATGATGATGCTTTTGAATGGTTTGGTGGTGCAGTAAACTGTAAACACTTAGTGTCTTATAGAAACTTAGATGACGATTTTGATACGGATAACGGATTTAGTGGTAAAGTGCAATATGCTTTAGCTATTAGAGATCCACAAATTTCTGATGCTCCGTCTGTTTCTACTTCAGAAGGTTTTGAGTCTGATAACAATGCAGGAGGAACAGCTGTATCTCCTTACACAAGTGCAATTTTTACAAACTGTACTTTGATAGGGCCATCTTACCGTGTTACCTTAACAAATGGTGGTACTTTAGCTTCTGGATTTAAAAGAGGAGCTAGAATAAGAAGAGCTTCTAAATTGAGTATCTACAATTCAATCTTTATGGATTTTCAAGAAGGTCTTCATATTGATGGTGTAGCTGCTGAAAATAATGCAGTTGCTAATGAATTGAAATTTAAAAATAATATTTTAGCTGGTATTGTTACAACTTCAAAAGTACTTCAAGTGAATTCTCCAGGTACTATTACAGCTGGTAATAATCCTGCATTTAACATGACATCTTGGTATGCTGCTAATGGAAATACTACTCAAACTGCAAGTGCTGGTTTGTTAACTTTGCCATACAACGCTGATGCTACAGTTTACACAGGATTAGATTATAGACCAGCTACAGGTTCTGCTGCGCTTTCTAATTCAAACTTTACTGGTTTAGTTTCTAAAGTTTCTCCAGTTGTTGTTACTCCATTTAATATCTGTAAAGGTACAGTTGCTACTGCTTTAACAGCTACTTTGAATGGTGGTGTTTCTTTAAAATGGTATAGTACTGCTACTATTGCTACGGTTTTAACTGCAGCTCCAGTTCCAGTAACTACAACTGCTCCTTCAACAAAATCGTATTTTGTTTCTCAAGTATATGCTGATGGTACAGAAGGTCCAAGAGCTGAAATTGTTGTTAATGTTACTCCTATATTAGGTACTCCAGGAACTATTACTGGAACTGTTGCTCAAGGAGCTTTAGTAGGTACTACTACTGAAGCAACTTATTCTATTGCAGATGTTGTAGATGCTGTTTCTTATTTATGGACTGCACCATTAGGAGTTAATATTGTTTCTGGTCAAGGTACAAATACCGTAACTGTTAACTTTAAAAATGTTCCTGTTGGAGCGGGTTCAATAGGTAACCTTTCTGTTGCTGCTGTAAATGCGTCAGGTTGTAATAGTATTGCTAAAACTTTAGCACTTACTAAAGTTTTACCTGCTGCACCTACTACTTTGAAAGTTACAGATGCTTTATTACCATTGCCTACTACTGGAATTCCTACTGCAGTAACTTCATTTGCTAAATACATGGGAACACCTACTGTATTAAATATAACTGCTGCTCCAGTTGCTACTGCAACTTCTTATGTTTGGGAATTGCCTACAGGTGTTACTCTTTTATCAGGAGCTACTACAACATCTGGTGTTACTTCAGGTACTTCAAATGTAATTACAGTTAATTTTGCTGGTGTAACTAGTGCAAATACGTTTAATTATACTACAACAGCTGCTGTTCCTGTATCAACAAATGTATTGAGAATTGGTGTTAAAGCTAAAAATGGTACAGGTGCTTCAGTAACTGCTAATGCAACTGCTGTAAATCCTACTACTGCTTCTACAGCTAAATTATTAACATTAACAGCTGTTTTGCCTGCTGCTCCTGCTGCAATAAAAGTAACTAACGACGCAGTTAGTACTAATACAGCTGTAACAGTAATCAGTAAATTTATAGGGACAACTACTCCATTCACAGTAACTGCAACTGCTTCTGCAACTGCATCTTCTTATGCTTGGGAATTGCCAATTGGTGTGAATCAATTATCTGGAGGAACTTCAAATGTAATTACAGTTAATTTTGCAGATGTTGCTGCTGGTACAACTTCATTATACTTAGGTGTTAAAGCGGTAAACGGTATTGGATCTTCTGTAACTGCTACTAATGGTACAATGGTTCCTGCAACTTCATCTACAGCTAAATTGTTAAAATTAACTTCAGCTGTTCCTGCTGCAGTAGCTACTGTAACAGGTCAAATAGTTGGATTGTGTGCTAACAGTTCTTACAACTATACTATTACTGCTTCTCCTTTAGCTAATTCTTATGTTATTACTGCTCCAACAGGTTCAGTTGTAACTTCTGATGCTAATGCAAGTAATACTTCAAATGTTTTAGCTACAAGTGATTTAACATTCACAGTAACATATCCTGCTGGTTTTGTGGCTATTACTACTGCTCCAAAATCTATTGTTATAACTTCAGTAAACGGAGTTGGTAACAGTCTTACTAACAAATCACTTGTTTTATCTACTTTGATGCCTGCAATTGGTGTTAATTCTGGAGGAACAACATTTACAAGATGTGCTAATCAAACTTTTACAGTTCCTGCAGTTGTTGGAGCTACTGATTATGTTTGGACTCCTGCTGATGGTACGGTAATTGTATCTGGTCAAGGTACTAACTCTGTTGTTGTTGATTTCGCTGCAGTTCTTTCATCAAAAACTACAAATAAATTAACAGTTGCTGCTAAAAATTCATGTAATGTTTCTAGTGTTGTTAAATCAATTACATTAACAAGTACTGCTTGTCCAGTTGCTAAATTAGCTTCAACAAGTAAAGAAATAATTGCTATAACTGCTACTGAAGTGTATCCTAATCCAGTATCTAGTGATTTCAATATTGACATTACTGCTTCTGAAGTGGGTGTAGTTGAAATCGCGATTTACTCTTTGGATGGTACAATGGTTGTTAATCCTAGTTCTATTCAATTGGAAATTGGTGTAAATATGATAAACCAAAATGTATCTTCTTTAAAGAATGGAATTTATATCGTTCAAATAGTAAATTCTTCAAGTAATGAAGTGATTGTTAAAAAATTAATCAAGGAATAA
- a CDS encoding DegT/DnrJ/EryC1/StrS aminotransferase family protein, giving the protein MRGNEQKYVKEAFDSNWIAPMGANVDFFENDLKKYLNDNVHVASLSSGTAAIHLGLILLGVKAGDEVICQSLTFTASANPILYLKAVPVFIDSEIDTWNICPIALEQAIIDRIKLGKKPKAIITVHLYGNPYKIELIRSIANKYQIPILEDAAEALGSTYKGQKCGTFGDLSVLSFNGNKIITTSGGGALVCPSENSKAKAVFLATQSKDNAIHYEHSELGYNYRLSNICAGIGRGQMEVLDEHIALRRSMHQFYKDLFENVPGVTVYDVPNKDYFSNHWLTVITINPEESNGIDCSILRLAFEADNIEARFLWKPLHLQPLYEGYPYYGNTVAQSLFDIGLCLPSGSNTTEEDKTRIMDVVHSVFKTGVATPIKNVVLKKNKVSHRNKYVKFFLNALLFKNTYVLNIDRT; this is encoded by the coding sequence ATGAGAGGTAATGAGCAAAAATATGTTAAAGAAGCTTTTGATTCTAATTGGATTGCACCAATGGGGGCTAATGTAGATTTTTTTGAAAATGATTTAAAAAAATATTTAAATGACAATGTTCATGTAGCTTCATTATCATCTGGAACCGCAGCCATTCATTTAGGATTAATTCTTTTAGGCGTAAAAGCTGGAGATGAAGTTATATGTCAGTCACTGACATTTACAGCTTCTGCAAATCCTATTTTATATTTAAAAGCTGTCCCAGTTTTTATTGATAGTGAAATTGACACTTGGAATATTTGCCCTATAGCACTGGAACAAGCGATTATTGATAGAATTAAACTCGGTAAAAAACCAAAGGCTATAATTACAGTTCACCTATATGGTAATCCATATAAAATTGAACTGATACGCTCAATAGCTAACAAATATCAAATACCAATTCTTGAAGATGCTGCTGAGGCTTTAGGTAGTACTTACAAAGGCCAAAAATGTGGAACATTTGGTGATTTGAGTGTTTTGTCTTTTAATGGTAATAAAATCATTACTACTTCAGGCGGTGGAGCTCTAGTATGTCCTTCTGAAAATAGTAAAGCAAAAGCTGTTTTTTTAGCAACTCAGTCTAAAGATAATGCCATTCATTACGAACATTCTGAGCTAGGATATAATTACAGGTTGAGTAATATATGTGCTGGTATTGGTCGTGGTCAGATGGAAGTTTTAGATGAACATATTGCATTGCGAAGAAGCATGCATCAGTTTTATAAAGATTTATTTGAAAACGTCCCTGGGGTTACAGTTTATGATGTCCCTAATAAAGATTATTTTTCTAATCATTGGTTGACAGTTATTACCATTAATCCAGAGGAAAGTAACGGAATTGACTGCTCTATATTACGTTTGGCATTTGAGGCTGATAATATTGAGGCAAGATTTTTATGGAAACCATTACATCTTCAGCCTTTGTACGAGGGATATCCTTATTATGGTAATACTGTTGCACAAAGTCTATTTGATATTGGCCTCTGTCTGCCTTCTGGATCGAATACTACCGAAGAAGATAAAACTAGAATAATGGATGTTGTACATAGTGTTTTTAAAACAGGTGTGGCTACACCAATTAAAAACGTTGTTCTGAAAAAAAATAAAGTAAGTCATCGTAACAAATATGTAAAATTTTTTCTGAATGCTCTGCTTTTTAAGAATACCTATGTTTTGAATATTGATAGAACATAA
- a CDS encoding lipopolysaccharide biosynthesis protein, which translates to MSLKKELISGFFWTYLQQFSSQLINFSISIVLARLLLPEDFGTMGLIYIFITIGHVLIDGGLTLSLIRTLDADEEDFSTVFFTNIGVSVFVYFLTFVAAPFIADFYKLEMLINIIRVFALTFIISAFSSVQSAILSKNMQFKTQMLIAIPSIIASGIVGITLAFFDFGVWSLVWASITQNGIGTLQLWFYNDWRPKKVFNKIKFLKHLQFGYKLIITGVFDAIFVNIYPIFIGKTFSIKEVGFYTQAEGLKQLPISNVAGALSKVTLPLFSKIQNDNQKLKEAYSRITQLVLFITTPILIFMSVLANPLLLFLYSAKWVFAAPYLKILCFAGILPTINGYNINILNAKGKSDYILKIEVLNKIFLVALILIFYKYGIYVLVWTKLVSTIFSYLLNSYFCGKEINTSLLDQITSIIPVLSLSVLSGFVVQTIYTGLNVFQIPLFLKLLIPSFVGIIVYCGLIFIFKKKLIEELKLVVNAKFQYGK; encoded by the coding sequence ATGTCTTTAAAAAAAGAATTAATTTCAGGTTTTTTCTGGACTTATTTGCAACAATTCAGTTCTCAGCTGATTAATTTTTCAATCTCTATAGTTTTAGCCAGACTCTTACTTCCTGAGGATTTTGGAACTATGGGCTTGATTTATATTTTTATTACTATAGGTCATGTTTTGATTGATGGTGGACTAACGCTTTCTTTGATTCGAACTTTAGATGCGGATGAAGAGGATTTTTCTACTGTTTTTTTTACCAATATAGGTGTTAGTGTGTTTGTCTATTTTTTAACGTTTGTAGCAGCACCTTTTATAGCAGATTTTTACAAATTAGAGATGCTAATAAATATTATCCGAGTCTTTGCCTTAACGTTTATTATTTCTGCATTTTCTTCCGTCCAAAGCGCTATACTTTCAAAAAATATGCAGTTCAAAACGCAAATGCTTATTGCAATCCCATCTATTATTGCTAGTGGTATTGTGGGAATAACATTAGCGTTTTTTGATTTTGGGGTTTGGAGTTTGGTTTGGGCCAGCATTACTCAAAACGGAATTGGAACACTTCAATTATGGTTTTACAATGATTGGAGACCGAAAAAGGTTTTTAATAAAATTAAATTTTTAAAGCATTTACAGTTTGGATATAAATTAATTATTACAGGCGTTTTTGATGCTATTTTTGTAAATATTTACCCCATTTTTATTGGAAAGACATTTAGTATTAAAGAAGTTGGATTTTATACCCAAGCCGAAGGATTAAAGCAATTGCCTATTTCGAATGTCGCAGGAGCGTTGTCAAAAGTAACTTTGCCTTTGTTTTCCAAAATCCAAAATGACAATCAAAAACTAAAAGAAGCATATAGTAGAATTACACAACTAGTCCTTTTTATTACTACGCCTATTTTGATATTTATGTCTGTTTTGGCAAATCCACTACTGTTGTTTCTCTATTCTGCTAAATGGGTTTTTGCCGCGCCTTACCTAAAAATATTATGTTTTGCCGGAATTTTGCCAACTATAAATGGCTATAATATAAACATATTAAACGCTAAAGGTAAAAGCGATTATATACTGAAAATTGAAGTTTTGAATAAGATATTTTTAGTAGCCCTGATTTTAATCTTTTATAAATATGGAATTTATGTATTGGTTTGGACTAAATTAGTAAGCACTATATTCTCGTATTTATTGAATTCCTATTTTTGTGGAAAAGAAATAAACACCTCTCTTTTAGATCAAATAACTAGTATAATACCCGTTTTATCACTTTCTGTTTTATCCGGTTTTGTTGTACAAACCATTTATACAGGCTTAAATGTTTTTCAAATCCCGTTGTTTTTAAAATTGCTTATTCCTTCTTTTGTTGGCATTATAGTCTATTGCGGTTTGATTTTTATTTTTAAAAAGAAATTAATAGAAGAATTAAAATTAGTAGTAAATGCCAAATTTCAATATGGAAAATAA
- a CDS encoding acyltransferase — translation MQLRKSTSIVWLDNLKILATISVVFLHVSSPLLYNFEGKEDLNWWIGNIYDGTVRFCVPVFIMLTGSLMLSKDYDLNDFLKIKLMRIIIPFLFWSAIYILYGLVSKFLTNGHLTFSSIFDYCLSSFIHGSAYHLWYIYMIIGIYLFIPIISKWTKNCSENEILYFLIIWVISIFISQPIISKYTPNLNLSYFSGFIGYLVLGHYMSLKKLNEYKNINQISVFMFVCGSFISIYGTYLLSSYSGHFVKDLYGYLTLNVLMSSIGIFIFFKQMKATNSKITFLSNLISKYSFGIYLVHVLVLMILNKIGMNGLFINPILGIPITTISCLTISVFIAKVLDKLSFSKYIIG, via the coding sequence ATGCAGTTAAGGAAGAGTACTAGTATAGTTTGGCTTGACAATTTAAAAATTTTAGCGACAATAAGCGTGGTTTTTCTACATGTCTCAAGTCCTTTGCTATACAATTTTGAAGGGAAAGAAGATTTAAATTGGTGGATAGGAAATATATATGATGGTACAGTACGTTTTTGTGTTCCAGTTTTCATTATGTTAACGGGTTCATTAATGCTTTCAAAAGATTATGATTTAAATGACTTTCTTAAAATAAAATTGATGAGAATAATTATTCCTTTTCTTTTTTGGAGCGCTATTTATATACTTTATGGTTTAGTTTCAAAATTCTTAACTAATGGCCATTTAACATTTTCCAGTATTTTTGACTATTGCTTAAGTAGTTTTATTCATGGATCTGCATATCATCTTTGGTACATCTATATGATCATCGGTATTTATCTTTTTATTCCAATAATTTCGAAATGGACTAAAAACTGTTCTGAAAATGAAATTTTATATTTTTTGATAATTTGGGTGATTTCTATATTTATTAGCCAACCAATTATCTCAAAATATACGCCAAATTTAAACCTAAGCTATTTTTCAGGCTTTATTGGATATTTAGTTTTAGGTCATTATATGTCCCTAAAAAAATTAAATGAATATAAAAATATAAATCAAATTTCCGTTTTTATGTTTGTATGCGGCAGTTTCATATCTATATATGGAACTTATCTTTTATCTTCATACAGTGGTCATTTTGTTAAAGATTTATACGGATATTTGACACTAAACGTCCTAATGTCTTCGATTGGAATTTTTATTTTTTTTAAACAGATGAAAGCCACTAATAGTAAAATTACATTTTTAAGTAATTTAATCAGCAAGTATAGTTTCGGTATTTATCTTGTACATGTTTTAGTATTGATGATACTCAATAAAATTGGAATGAATGGACTATTTATTAATCCGATCTTAGGCATTCCAATAACAACAATCTCTTGTTTGACAATTTCAGTGTTTATAGCTAAAGTTTTAGATAAACTATCATTTAGTAAATATATTATAGGTTAA
- a CDS encoding glycosyltransferase encodes MPNFNMENNTKIKILVFVNNYSKVMETFVYNHLSMVAADARFEVTVLCQNYPDSCFSIDGIGATIETGISTISNRIKQSFILLYKKPSLFFQLLKYGRNTYNMSLFVLAGKLKNTNFDIIHAHFGQNGKLIAELKDAGVINGKLITQFHGLDFTSKKCTKKGYYKTLIKRIDIILTQTQYSLNKLAKLGFPKDEIIAIPVGTDGSHFARKQPINANGILKIVFIGRLIELKGPQLIPDIASKMLELGFSNFEFLIVGEGSLKYEIIEKSKGIENKVKLLGYKSPDEIRNIMQDCHILIYPGIADREGREENQGMSTQEAMFMQLPVIVSKIGGVPEAVIDGESGFVCKPGDISEFATKTVLLCKNYDLRRSMGEKGFLLAQKNYEIMNSNEKIKDIYFGIK; translated from the coding sequence ATGCCAAATTTCAATATGGAAAATAATACTAAAATAAAAATATTGGTTTTTGTAAATAACTATTCAAAAGTGATGGAGACTTTTGTTTATAATCATCTGTCAATGGTAGCGGCAGATGCTCGATTTGAGGTAACGGTTTTGTGTCAAAATTATCCCGATAGCTGTTTTTCAATTGATGGAATAGGTGCTACAATAGAAACTGGTATTTCTACTATTTCAAATCGAATTAAGCAAAGTTTTATTTTATTATATAAAAAACCCAGTTTATTTTTTCAGCTTTTAAAATATGGAAGAAACACATATAACATGAGTTTATTTGTTTTAGCAGGGAAATTAAAAAACACCAATTTTGATATTATTCACGCACATTTTGGTCAAAACGGAAAATTAATTGCGGAGCTTAAAGATGCAGGCGTAATCAACGGTAAATTAATAACACAATTTCATGGACTTGATTTTACAAGTAAAAAATGTACAAAAAAAGGATATTACAAGACACTTATAAAAAGGATAGATATTATACTTACACAAACACAATATTCACTAAATAAGCTTGCAAAACTAGGATTTCCAAAAGACGAAATAATTGCAATTCCAGTAGGTACAGATGGGAGTCATTTTGCCAGAAAACAACCGATTAACGCAAATGGAATCCTGAAAATAGTATTTATCGGTCGATTGATCGAATTAAAAGGCCCACAATTGATTCCTGATATTGCCAGTAAAATGTTGGAATTAGGATTTTCAAATTTTGAGTTTTTGATTGTTGGCGAGGGGAGTCTAAAATATGAAATTATAGAAAAATCAAAGGGTATAGAAAATAAAGTTAAATTATTGGGCTATAAATCCCCAGATGAGATTCGGAATATTATGCAAGATTGTCATATTCTAATTTACCCGGGCATAGCTGACAGAGAAGGAAGGGAAGAAAATCAAGGGATGAGTACACAAGAGGCAATGTTTATGCAGTTGCCCGTAATAGTAAGTAAAATCGGAGGGGTTCCAGAAGCGGTTATTGATGGAGAAAGTGGATTTGTTTGTAAACCCGGTGATATTTCGGAGTTTGCAACCAAAACGGTTTTACTCTGCAAAAACTATGACTTGAGAAGGTCAATGGGGGAAAAAGGATTTCTTTTGGCTCAAAAAAACTATGAAATTATGAATTCAAATGAAAAAATAAAAGACATTTATTTTGGGATCAAATGA